A portion of the Scylla paramamosain isolate STU-SP2022 chromosome 32, ASM3559412v1, whole genome shotgun sequence genome contains these proteins:
- the LOC135089037 gene encoding E3 ubiquitin-protein ligase RNF19A-like isoform X1, translated as MSAIPLLLQCPQTPTSQSPIHPPLSRRPSHPSRLNNRNSFPPDQSQESRWATLLTRATPARPYGACNPAPAPDAVPATAPAPAPTKTQSLFGQQVAPAPTHQTTSAPRPSPTGTQPPSTTQQSRPFSSRPLVPTVSFNRALTSPTAIKLFNPSRRLNKTQSQLIMPRMKSLIRAGQGSRKEKKVSREGSLRSLANYDEATSPEPLIRKSNTVLALSSTTGTTAQTKLVKEPKSSKFNILRRMTSSKSAVFNTTKLTIPKSPSAMPDLRRIRKDSSMQFTQADHDGEGGVCSRCTSTASFASKSYAAGMAQDTVFCKLCLSDVPIGEMYQLQQCMCRFCKYCMAVYAALKIREGDYTIECPDANCDCSGELTLEEMETLVASKLYQLHLKFRKNTEVVLDPVRVWCPLAGCETVVNLPMSKLEGPQCTTCPTCTTVFCAACCEPWHPSQACHADTAEALVSAAVPIDDTIKRCPSCKVLIERDAGCAQMLCKRCKHVFCWYCLTSLDDDFLLRHYDKGPCKNKLGHSRASVLWHRAQVIGIFAGFGLLLVVASPLLLFVGPCLLCCKCKPCSRHKIEEDSLYGI; from the exons ATGAGTGCCATCCCGCTGCTGCTACAGTGTCCTCAGACCCCAACGTCCCAGtcgcccatccacccacccctGTCGCGCCGCCCCTCACACCCCTCCAGACTCAACAACCGCAACTCCTTCCCGCCGGACCAGAGTCAAGAGTCCCGCTGGGCCACCCTCCTCACCAGGGCCACCCCGGCTCGTCCGTACGGCGCCTGTAACCCGGCACCCGCGCCTGACGCCGTTCCTGCCACtgcccccgcccccgccccaaCCAAGACCCAGTCCCTCTTCGGCCAGCAGGTGGCGCCCGCCCCCACCCACCAGACCACCTCAGCCCCGAGGCCCTCCCCCACCGGCACCCAGCCCCCTTCCACCACCCAGCAGTCCCGCCCCTTCTCCTCTCGCCCCCTGGTACCCACTGTGTCCTTCAACAGGGCGCTCACATCCCCCACAGCCATCAAACTCTTCAATCCGTCTCGCCGCCTCAACAAGACCCAGTCGCAGCTCATCATGCCGCGTATGAAGTCACTCATCAGGGCGGGCCAAGGCTCCCGCAAGGAGAAGAAAGTCTCCCGCGAAGGGTCGCTGCGGAGCCTTGCCAACTATGACGAGGCCACCTCCCCCGAGCCTCTCATCCGCAAGTCCAACACGGTGCTGGCACTGTCCTCTACCACGGGGACCACGGCCCAAACCAAGCTGGTCAAGGAGCCCAAGAGCAGCAAATTCAACATCCTGAGGCGCATGACGTCCTCCAAATCTGCGGTGTTCAACACCACCAAGCTCACCATCCCTAAGTCGCCCTCCGCCATGCCTGACCTGCGGCGGATTCGAAAGGACTCCAGCATGCAGTTCACGCAGGCGGACCACGACGGCGAGGGCGGCGTGTGTTCTCGCTGCACCTCCACGGCCTCCTTCGCCTCCAAGAGCTACGCGGCGGGCATGGCGCAGGACACGGTGTTCTGCAAGCTGTGCCTCTCTGACGTGCCCATTGGGGAAATGTACCAGCTACAGCAGTGCATGTGCCGATTCTGCAAATAT TGCATGGCCGTGTACGCGGCGCTCAAGATCCGTGAGGGAGACTACACGATCGAGTGCCCGGACGCCAACTGTGACTGTAGCGGCGAACTGACCCTGGAGGAGATGGAGACTCTGGTGGCCAGCAAACTGTACCAGCTACACCTCAAGTTCCGCAAAAACACAG AGGTGGTCCTGGACCCCGTGAGGGTGTGGTGCCCCTTGGCTGGCTGTGAGACAGTGGTCAACCTGCCCATGTCCAAGCTGGAGGGCCCCCAGTGCACCACCTGCCCCACCTGCACCACAGTGTTCTGCGCCGCCTGCTGCGAGCCGTGGCACCCCAGCCAGGCCTGCCACGCGGACACTGCGGAAGCCCTGGTGAGTGCG GCAGTGCCCATTGACGACACCATAAAGCGGTGCCCGTCGTGTAAGGTCCTCATTGAGCGTGACGCAGGCTGTGCCCAGATGTTGTGCAAGCGGTGCAAGCACGTGTTCTGCTGGTACTGCTTAACCTCCCTCGAT GACGACTTTCTGCTGCGCCACTACGACAAGGGGCCCTGCAAGAACAAGCTGGGTCATAGTCGAGCGTCCGTCCTGTGGCACCGCGCACAGGTCATCGGCATCTTCGCTGGATTCGgtctcctgctggtggtggcctcccctctcctcttgttCGTGGGGCCCTGCTTACTGTGCTGCAAGTGTAAGCCATGCTCCAGGCACAAGATTGAGGAGGACAGTTTATACGGCATCTGA
- the LOC135089037 gene encoding E3 ubiquitin-protein ligase RNF19A-like isoform X2 encodes MSAIPLLLQCPQTPTSQSPIHPPLSRRPSHPSRLNNRNSFPPDQSQESRWATLLTRATPARPYGACNPAPAPDAVPATAPAPAPTKTQSLFGQQVAPAPTHQTTSAPRPSPTGTQPPSTTQQSRPFSSRPLVPTVSFNRALTSPTAIKLFNPSRRLNKTQSQLIMPRMKSLIRAGQGSRKEKKVSREGSLRSLANYDEATSPEPLIRKSNTVLALSSTTGTTAQTKLVKEPKSSKFNILRRMTSSKSAVFNTTKLTIPKSPSAMPDLRRIRKDSSMQFTQADHDGEGGVCSRCTSTASFASKSYAAGMAQDTVFCKLCLSDVPIGEMYQLQQCMCRFCKYCMAVYAALKIREGDYTIECPDANCDCSGELTLEEMETLVASKLYQLHLKFRKNTEVVLDPVRVWCPLAGCETVVNLPMSKLEGPQCTTCPTCTTVFCAACCEPWHPSQACHADTAEALAVPIDDTIKRCPSCKVLIERDAGCAQMLCKRCKHVFCWYCLTSLDDDFLLRHYDKGPCKNKLGHSRASVLWHRAQVIGIFAGFGLLLVVASPLLLFVGPCLLCCKCKPCSRHKIEEDSLYGI; translated from the exons ATGAGTGCCATCCCGCTGCTGCTACAGTGTCCTCAGACCCCAACGTCCCAGtcgcccatccacccacccctGTCGCGCCGCCCCTCACACCCCTCCAGACTCAACAACCGCAACTCCTTCCCGCCGGACCAGAGTCAAGAGTCCCGCTGGGCCACCCTCCTCACCAGGGCCACCCCGGCTCGTCCGTACGGCGCCTGTAACCCGGCACCCGCGCCTGACGCCGTTCCTGCCACtgcccccgcccccgccccaaCCAAGACCCAGTCCCTCTTCGGCCAGCAGGTGGCGCCCGCCCCCACCCACCAGACCACCTCAGCCCCGAGGCCCTCCCCCACCGGCACCCAGCCCCCTTCCACCACCCAGCAGTCCCGCCCCTTCTCCTCTCGCCCCCTGGTACCCACTGTGTCCTTCAACAGGGCGCTCACATCCCCCACAGCCATCAAACTCTTCAATCCGTCTCGCCGCCTCAACAAGACCCAGTCGCAGCTCATCATGCCGCGTATGAAGTCACTCATCAGGGCGGGCCAAGGCTCCCGCAAGGAGAAGAAAGTCTCCCGCGAAGGGTCGCTGCGGAGCCTTGCCAACTATGACGAGGCCACCTCCCCCGAGCCTCTCATCCGCAAGTCCAACACGGTGCTGGCACTGTCCTCTACCACGGGGACCACGGCCCAAACCAAGCTGGTCAAGGAGCCCAAGAGCAGCAAATTCAACATCCTGAGGCGCATGACGTCCTCCAAATCTGCGGTGTTCAACACCACCAAGCTCACCATCCCTAAGTCGCCCTCCGCCATGCCTGACCTGCGGCGGATTCGAAAGGACTCCAGCATGCAGTTCACGCAGGCGGACCACGACGGCGAGGGCGGCGTGTGTTCTCGCTGCACCTCCACGGCCTCCTTCGCCTCCAAGAGCTACGCGGCGGGCATGGCGCAGGACACGGTGTTCTGCAAGCTGTGCCTCTCTGACGTGCCCATTGGGGAAATGTACCAGCTACAGCAGTGCATGTGCCGATTCTGCAAATAT TGCATGGCCGTGTACGCGGCGCTCAAGATCCGTGAGGGAGACTACACGATCGAGTGCCCGGACGCCAACTGTGACTGTAGCGGCGAACTGACCCTGGAGGAGATGGAGACTCTGGTGGCCAGCAAACTGTACCAGCTACACCTCAAGTTCCGCAAAAACACAG AGGTGGTCCTGGACCCCGTGAGGGTGTGGTGCCCCTTGGCTGGCTGTGAGACAGTGGTCAACCTGCCCATGTCCAAGCTGGAGGGCCCCCAGTGCACCACCTGCCCCACCTGCACCACAGTGTTCTGCGCCGCCTGCTGCGAGCCGTGGCACCCCAGCCAGGCCTGCCACGCGGACACTGCGGAAGCCCTG GCAGTGCCCATTGACGACACCATAAAGCGGTGCCCGTCGTGTAAGGTCCTCATTGAGCGTGACGCAGGCTGTGCCCAGATGTTGTGCAAGCGGTGCAAGCACGTGTTCTGCTGGTACTGCTTAACCTCCCTCGAT GACGACTTTCTGCTGCGCCACTACGACAAGGGGCCCTGCAAGAACAAGCTGGGTCATAGTCGAGCGTCCGTCCTGTGGCACCGCGCACAGGTCATCGGCATCTTCGCTGGATTCGgtctcctgctggtggtggcctcccctctcctcttgttCGTGGGGCCCTGCTTACTGTGCTGCAAGTGTAAGCCATGCTCCAGGCACAAGATTGAGGAGGACAGTTTATACGGCATCTGA